In one Lolium rigidum isolate FL_2022 chromosome 3, APGP_CSIRO_Lrig_0.1, whole genome shotgun sequence genomic region, the following are encoded:
- the LOC124695982 gene encoding nuclear transcription factor Y subunit A-4-like isoform X1, whose protein sequence is MSYNGFCDLLAETGTIMIQFGHQVPNYDSSASDSPREVSGMSEGSLNEQNGQSGNRNGYTKSDEGKMMSALSLGNTDTAYTQPKPDRAHPFAMPYPYADPFYGSSMAAYGSHAIMHPQMVGMVPSARVPLPIEPAAAEEPIYVNAKQYHAILRRRQLRAKLEAENKLVKSRKPYLHESRHQHAMKRARGTGGRFLNAKEKSEASGGGGAATTRPGHTGISANGGMFSKHDHSLPSGDFHYRARGGA, encoded by the exons ATG AGTTATAACGGCTTCTGCGATCTTCTGGCAGAGACTGGCACGATCATGATTCAGTTTGGTCATCAAGTACCCAATTACGACTCGTCAGCTAGTGATTCTCCTCGAGAAGTGTCTGGAATGAGCGAAGGGAGCCTCAATGAGCAGAATGGCCAATCTG GTAATCGAAATGGTTACACGAAGAGTGATGAAGGCAAGATGATGTCGGCTTTGTCTCTGGGCAATACAGATACAGCGTACACGCAGCCCAAACCTGACCGTGCCCATCCCTTT GCCATGCCATACCCGTATGCTGACCCTTTCTATGGTAGTTCAATGGCGGCTTATGGCTCACATGCTATT ATGCACCCCCAGATGGTGGGTATGGTACCGTCCGCTCGAGTGCCACTACCAATTGAACCGGCTGCTGCCGAAGAGCCAATCTATGTAAATGCGAAGCAGTATCATGCCATTCTCCGAAGGCGACAGCTCCGTGCAAAGTTAGAGGCTGAAAATAAGCTGGTGAAGAGTCGCAAG CCGTACCTCCACGAATCCCGGCACCAGCATGCGATGAAGAGGGCTCGGGGCACAGGAGGGCGATTCCTCAATGCGAAGGAGAAGTCCGAGGCTTCCGGAGGTGGTGGTGCCGCTACGACGAGGCCTGGCCACACCGGCATCTCCGCAAACGGTGGCATGTTCTCGAAGCACGACCACAGCTTGCCCTCTGGCGATTTCCATTATCGCGCGAGAGGGGGCGCTTGA
- the LOC124695982 gene encoding nuclear transcription factor Y subunit A-4-like isoform X2: MRHKENMHETGTIMIQFGHQVPNYDSSASDSPREVSGMSEGSLNEQNGQSGNRNGYTKSDEGKMMSALSLGNTDTAYTQPKPDRAHPFAMPYPYADPFYGSSMAAYGSHAIMHPQMVGMVPSARVPLPIEPAAAEEPIYVNAKQYHAILRRRQLRAKLEAENKLVKSRKPYLHESRHQHAMKRARGTGGRFLNAKEKSEASGGGGAATTRPGHTGISANGGMFSKHDHSLPSGDFHYRARGGA, encoded by the exons ATGAGACACAAGGAAAATATGCATG AGACTGGCACGATCATGATTCAGTTTGGTCATCAAGTACCCAATTACGACTCGTCAGCTAGTGATTCTCCTCGAGAAGTGTCTGGAATGAGCGAAGGGAGCCTCAATGAGCAGAATGGCCAATCTG GTAATCGAAATGGTTACACGAAGAGTGATGAAGGCAAGATGATGTCGGCTTTGTCTCTGGGCAATACAGATACAGCGTACACGCAGCCCAAACCTGACCGTGCCCATCCCTTT GCCATGCCATACCCGTATGCTGACCCTTTCTATGGTAGTTCAATGGCGGCTTATGGCTCACATGCTATT ATGCACCCCCAGATGGTGGGTATGGTACCGTCCGCTCGAGTGCCACTACCAATTGAACCGGCTGCTGCCGAAGAGCCAATCTATGTAAATGCGAAGCAGTATCATGCCATTCTCCGAAGGCGACAGCTCCGTGCAAAGTTAGAGGCTGAAAATAAGCTGGTGAAGAGTCGCAAG CCGTACCTCCACGAATCCCGGCACCAGCATGCGATGAAGAGGGCTCGGGGCACAGGAGGGCGATTCCTCAATGCGAAGGAGAAGTCCGAGGCTTCCGGAGGTGGTGGTGCCGCTACGACGAGGCCTGGCCACACCGGCATCTCCGCAAACGGTGGCATGTTCTCGAAGCACGACCACAGCTTGCCCTCTGGCGATTTCCATTATCGCGCGAGAGGGGGCGCTTGA
- the LOC124695983 gene encoding probable pyridoxal 5'-phosphate synthase subunit PDX2, translating to MAVVGVLALQGSYNEHISALRRIGVNGVEVRKPEQLQGLDSLIIPGGESTTMAKLANYHNLFPALREFVGAGKPVWGTCAGLIFLANKAIGQKSGGQELIGGLDCTVHRNFFGSQVRSFETELSVPILAEKEGGSPTCRGVFIRAPAILEVGSDVEILADCPVPAGTPSITITSGEGVEEEVYSKDRVIVAVRQGNILATAFHPELTSDSRWHRLFLDMDAKAFSALSLSTSSRDAEGRSKPRPLDLPIFE from the exons ATGGCAGTGGTCGGCGTTCTCGCGCTGCAGGGCTCCTACAACGAGCACATCTCCG CTCTGAGGAGGATCGGGGTGAACGGGGTGGAGGTTCGCAAGCCGGAGCAGCTGCAGGGCCTCGACTCGCTCATCATCCCCGGCGGCGAGAGCACCACCATGGCCAAGCTCGCCAATTACCATAACCTG TTTCCCGCTCTTCGCGAGTTTGTTGGTGCAGGAAAGCCTGTGTGGGGAACTTGTGCTGGGCTCATTTTCCTTGCAAACAAGGCGATAG GTCAAAAATCGGGAGGCCAGGAGCTTATTGGGGGACTAGATTGTACAGTCCACAGGAACTTTTTTGGAAGCCAG GTGAGAAGTTTTGAAACTGAACTTTCAGTGCCAATTCTCGCAGAGAAGGAAGGAGGCAGTCCTACATGCCGTGGAGTATTTATACGAGCACCTGCTATCTTGGAAGTAGGATCAGATGTTGAAATATTGGCTGATTGCCCTGTTCCTGCTGGTACACCCAGCATTACAATAACATCTGGCGAGGGTGTTGAG GAAGAAGTGTATTCAAAAGATCGGGTAATTGTTGCGGTACGGCAAGGGAACATCCTTGCCACCGCTTTTCACCCAGAATTGACATCAGACTCTAGATG GCATCGACTCTTCTTGGATATGGATGCAAAGGCCTTCTCGGCGTTATCACTATCAACATCCTCAAGAGACGCAGAAGGGCGGTCAAAGCCTAGGCCTCTTGATCTACCCATATTTGAGTAG